The Pyrenophora tritici-repentis strain M4 chromosome 2, whole genome shotgun sequence genome window below encodes:
- a CDS encoding putative appr-1-p processing protein produces MANSKNSTITSYFAPKDAPSRSPKTNKPINEDSTGNDSKADQDDSPPDTLLLHACNTHGVWGSGIALAFKQRYPLAYKIYNTFCISTHHPTSNPVPTGTALLIPPVDRDHGHWVGCLFTSQGYGKKRDGADVITGNTAPSVEMALE; encoded by the exons ATGGCTAACTCCAAAAACTCAACCATCACATCTTACTTCGCCCCCAAAGACGCGCCCTCAAGAAGTCCCAAGACCAACAAGCCCATCAACGAGGACAGTACCGGCAACGACTCCAAAGCTGACCAAGACGACT CACCCCCCGACACCCTGCTCCTGCACGCCTGTAACACACACGGCGTCTGGGGCTCCGGCATCGCCCTCGCCTTCAAGCAGCGCTACCCGCTCGCCTACAAAATCTACAATACGTTCTGCATCAGCACGCACCACCCCACATCCAACCCGGTGCCCACTGGTACCGCACTGCTGATACCGCCAGTTGATAGAGACCATGGACATTGGGTTGGGTGTTTGTTTACGAGTCAAGGGTATGGGAAGAAGAGGGATGGGGCGGATGTTATCACCGGGAATACGGCGCCGAGTGTTGAGATGGCGTTGGA GTGA
- a CDS encoding Carboxypeptidase C (cathepsin A), with the protein MKLFCTSLLAATAAATLSQVPFQDTPEVEGFQTYHSQYSEHHSIRIKRQQSDTLCDARSKQYTGWLDVGQKHIFFWYFESQDKPAEDPLLLWLTGGPGGSGMLGMLGELGPCMINEFGNGTVYNEYGWSKNANIIFVDQPAGVGFSYVDEGIPLTSTSFSAAEDMHHFLQLFTSDVFPDLYERDFHITGESYAGHYVPTLGAEIVSKNLMYPKRPKVNLKSTFTGNAFVSPKDTTFGYWETLCTTNPGVESPVFNQTRCDIMATNLPRCMELSSVCYNHPDPAICIAAEEVCEEGVILYYDGESGEGGRNRFDITHECETRDDLCYPEIKRIQEYLNLPSVWEALSVPKAVGNYSVLSYDIAWAFALTGDGMLSTQPQVLYLLDHGIDVLFYQGNLDLACNTAGNLQWASTMPWKGQPAFVAQPKRMWKNGGDEVGWFKEVKTKTASGRETTFAFATVDGAGHMVPLDKPKEALVLVDRWLNKRSYA; encoded by the exons ATGAAGCTCTTCTGCACGAGTCTGCTTGCAGCAACGGCAGCAGCGACTCTCTCGCAAGTGCCTTTTCAAGATACGCCAGAAGTGGAAGGCTTTCAAACATACCACAGTCAATATTCGGAACATCATTCCATCCGCATAAAGCGACAACAAAGCGATACATTATGTGATGCTCGTTCCAAGCAGTATACTGGCTGGCTAGATGTCGGACAGAAGCACATATTCTTCTGGTACTTTGAGTCACAAGACAAGCCGGCTGAAGACCCCCTTCTGCTGTGGTTGACAGGAGGACCCGGTGGCTCTGGAATGTTGGGTATGCTGGGTGAGCTAGGTCCGTGTATGATCAACGAATTTGGCAACGGGACCGTGTACAACGAATACGGGTGGAGCAAAAATGCCAACATTATTTTTGTTGATCAGCCAGCAGGCGTTGGCTTTAGCTATGTAGATGAGGGCATCCCGCTCACTTCCACAAGCTTCTCGGCTGCCGAAGATATGCATCATTTCTTGCAGCTGTTTACGAGCGATGTCTTCCCGGATCTCTACGAGAGAGACTTTCATATCACAGGAGAAAGCTATGCT GGACACTATGTTCCCACCTTGGGCGCTGAAATTGTCTCGAAGAACCTCATGTATCCAAAACGACCCAAGGTCAACCTCAAGTCAACTTTTACCGGAAACGCCTTTGTTTCACCCAAGGACACTACCTTCGGCTACTGGGAGACGCTCTGCACAACGAACCCCGGTGTCGAAAGTCCAGTCTTCAACCAGACACGCTGTGACATCATGGCTACCAACCTACCACGCTGCATGGAGCTTTCTAGCGTTTGTTACAATCATCCCGATCCAGCTATATGCATCGCAGCCGAAGAAGTATGTGAGGAAGGCGTGATTTTGTACTACGACGGCGAGTCTGGAGAAGGGGGCCGTAATCGTTTCGACATCACCCATGAGTGCGAAACGAGAGATGATCTATGCTACCCCGAGATTAAAAGGATACAAGAATATCTGAACCTACCTTCTGTTTGGGAGGCTCTCAGTGTTCCCAAAGCAGTAGGCAACTACTCGGTATTGTCTTATGACATTGCCTGGGCCTTCGCGCTAACCGGAGATGGTATGCTCAGCACGCAGCCGCAGGTCCTGTATCTGCTTGACCACGGCATTGACGTACTCTTCTATCAGGGTAACCTTGATCTCGCTTGCAACACAGCGGGTAACCTCCAATGGGCAAGTACAATGCCATGGAAGGGTCAGCCAGCATTTGTCGCGCAGCCGAAGAGGATGTGGAAGAACGGGGGCGACGAAGTGGGCTGGTTCAAGGAAGTCAAGACCAAGACCGCGAGCGGACGGGAGACGACGTTTGCTTTCGCGACAGTGGATGGGGCGGGCCACATGGTACCTCTCGATAAACCCAAGGAGGCGCTGGTACTGGTTGATAGATGGTTGAACAAGCGGAGCTACGCGTGA
- a CDS encoding Transformer multi-domain protein, translating to MSGQSNVGNSQVYEAGDQVTRSNAEIEQEKKENRFHEGKENSHKAQDSKDERTIANKLEREEKRENEKEEKSLEDRQREKDATLPARAHGNEPSKGAKIDQELKEEDEAMLKKKGAN from the exons ATGTCTGGACAATCAAACGTCGGCAACAGCCAGGTCTACGAGGCCGGTGACCAGGTCACCCGCTCCAACGCCGAAATTGAgcaggagaagaaggagaacCGCTTCCACGAAGGCAAGGAGAACTCACACAAGGCCCAAGACTCCA AGGACGAGCGAACAATCGCCAACAAGCTCGAACGCGAGGAGAAGCGTGAAAAcgagaaggaggagaagtCTCTCGAGGACCGCCAGCGCGAGAAGGATGCTACTCTGCCAGCACGTGCACACGGCAACGAGCCCTCCAAGGGAGCGAAGATTGATCAGGAGTTGAAGGAGGAGGATGAGGCCATGCTCAAGAAGAAGGGCGCAAACTAA
- a CDS encoding AraJ, Arabinose efflux permease: MDTGRSSSRSEDFEKREGHPLETITSKTPVNESDEQHAVANPGPGPEVHQQMNPRLFMTLTCMSFLFIGSQIALYLYGSVFSLITADIGGADRYIWLVIGYLIPNAALCPFVGALSDLYGRQKVAIAGQIFLIIGPIITSTANTMNIAIAGQVFSGVGAGLNELIALAGTGEVVPIKDRSFYVGCVILTMIPFLPCSLYAHWISEAASWRYNGIFIGVWNFIGLVLCILFYKDPSRITDTYTRRDVLRKVDFIGGFLSTAGVTLFMMGLQWSSLQYKWGSAHNVAPFTIGLIFIIAFFIWEFKAPYPMCPRELFSKSKRTTISILLITFFSGGNYFVMLLLWPSELTAVWGGDEKTIGIRTLPVGFCIIGGAAICLGLIIATKGRIRELMIFFTALMTAATGAMSIGRPDNINETLVVVSFACLGVGGILIPTSIIAQTIVPDEYIATITAITLSIRFVGGAIGFSIYTNVLTHKTTEYFTKYVAIDTLVTKSIVNFLNPDGQATIAAIASALGNSRFAEVKHILATSPSVINREAYPEILAATQKSWALAYRYPYWISIAFGGVCFISSFFIADVRPMMMTKRVTNPLKLSR; encoded by the exons ATGGATACAGGGAGATCATCCAGTCGTTCTGAAGACTTTGAGAAGCGTGAGGGACATCCACTCGAGACAATTACCAGTAAAACGCCAGTCAACGAGAGCGATGAACAACATGCTGTCGCTAACCCAGGCCCGGGGCCTGAGGTTCATCAACAG ATGAACCCGCGATTGTTCATGACACTTACGTGCATGTCATTTCTCTTCATTGGCTCTCAAATTGCGCTCTACCTCTACGGCTCCGTCTTCTCACTCATTACTGCAGACATTGGTGGAGCAGACCGATACATCTGGCTGGTCATCGGATACCTTATTCCCAATGCCGCTCTCTGTCCGTTCGTGGGCGCCTTGTCGGATCTCTACGGGCGACAGAAGGTAGCCATCGCTGGTCAAATCTTCCTCATTATCGGCCCCATCATTACGTCAACCGCGAATACTATGAACATCGCCATTGCTGGACAGGTATTTTCTGGTGTCGGTGCAGGCCTCAATGAACTCATTGCTCTCGCCGGTACTGGGGAAGTTGTTCCTATCAAGGACCGCAGTTTTTACGTCGGCTGTGTCATTTTGACCATGATTCCCTTTCTGCCATGTTCCTTGTACGCCCACTGGATTTCCGAGGCAGCCAGCTGGCGCTACAACGGCATCTTCATCGGTGTTTGGAACTTCATCGGCCTGGTTCTCTGCATCCTCTTCTACAAGGACCCGTCTCGTATTACCGACACCTACACTAGACGTGATGTTCTCCGCAAGGTCGACTTCATTGGCGGTTTCCTGAGTACCGCCGGCGTCACTCTCTTCATGATGGGCCTGCAGTGGTCTTCTCTACAGTACAAGTGGGGCAGTGCGCACAACGTTGCCCCCTTCACCATCGGCCTGATTTTCATTATCGCATTCTTCATCTGGGAGTTCAAGGCACCGTACCCCATGTGCCCACGCGAGCTGTTCAGCAAATCGAAGCGCACCACAATCTCTATCCTTCTCATCACTTTCTTCAGCGGTGGAAACTACTTTGTCATGTTGCTCCTATGGCCTAGTGAGCTGACCGCTGTATGGG GTGGTGACGAGAAAACAATCGGTATCCGAACTCTTCCCGTCGGTTTCTGCATCATTGGCGGCGCAGCCATATGTCTAGGCCTGATCATTGCCACCAAGGGCCGTATCAGGGAATTGATGATCTTCTTCACGGCCCTGATGACTGCAGCTACCGGTGCCATGTCCATCGGTCGGCCCGATAATATCAACGAAACCCTTGTCGTCGTCTCATTCGCGTGCTTGGGCGTCGGTGGCATTTTGATTCCCACGTCCATCATCGCGCAAACAATCGTTCCAGACGAGTATATCGCGACAATTACAGCCATCACGCTCAGTATCCGTTTCGTCGGCGGTGCAATCGGTTTCTCAATCTACACCAACGTCCTAACGCACAAGACGACCGAGTACTTCACGAAATACGTCGCCATCGATACGCTCGTTACCAAGTCTATTGTCAATTTCCTGAACCCTGATGGCCAGGCCACGATTGCAGCAATCGCATCAGCACTCGGCAACTCGCGGTTCGCAGAGGTAAAGCACATTTTGGCTACCAGCCCGTCCGTCATTAACAGGGAGGCCTACCCCGAGATTCTCGCCGCCACACAGAAGTCGTGGGCCCTGGCTTACCGGTACCCATACTGGATCTCCATTGCCTTTGGTGGAGTCTGCTTTATCTCCAGTTTCTTCATTGCCGATGTTAGGCCGATGATGATGACAAAGAGGGTCACCAACCCGCTCAAGCTGAGTAGATGA
- a CDS encoding Short-chain alcohol dehydrogenase, whose translation MSTNMAERLKGKTIVITGASSGIGRSTAVEFARTQPDDLKLILTARREDALKEVAKEIWSFASGVKVLPVKLDVSKPDEINNFVGNLPQEFKDIDILVNNAGLVKGVAQAPNISPTDISKMFDTNVTGLINMTQAILPIFKARPTPSGDIINIGSIAGREPYQGGSIYCASKAAVRSFTDALRKELIATRIRVMEVDPGQVETEFSVVRFDGDVEKAKKVYEGVEPLTPEDVAEIVVFAAGRRENVVLADSLVFPNHQAAATVMHRKS comes from the exons ATGTCCACCAACATGGCTGAGCGCCTAAAGGGCAAGACGATTGTCATCACCGGCGCGTCTTCTGGTATCGGTAGATCCACAGCCGTCGAGTTTGCGCGCACACAACCCGATGACCTAAAGCTCATCCTGACTGCGCGGCGAGAGGACGCATTGAAAGAGGTAGCAAAGGAGATTTGGAGTTTCGCAAGCGGCGTCAAGGTATTGCCCGTAAAGCTAGACGTCAGCAAACCAGATGAAATAAACAACTTTGTGGGAAACCTACCACAAGAGTTCAAAGATATTGATATTCTGGTCAACAACGC TGGCCTCGTAAAAGGCGTTGCCCAAGCCCCCAACATTTCCCCCACTGATATTTCCAAAATGTTCGACACAAACGTCACCGGCTTGATCAACATGACCCAAGCCATCCTCCCCATCTTCAAGGCCCGCCCCACGCCCTCTGGCGATATAATAAACATCGGCTCCATCGCAGGCCGCGAGCCCTATCAAGGCGGCTCCATCTACTGCGCCAGCAAAGCCGCCGTCCGCTCCTTCACCGACGCCCTGCGCAAGGAGCTCATTGCCACGCGCATCCGCGTCATGGAAGTTGACCCAGGGCAGGTAGAAACGGAATTCAGCGTTGTAAGGTTTGACGGGGATGTGgagaaggcgaagaaggtCTACGAGGGCGTAGAACCGTTGACGCCGGAGGATGTGGCGGAGATTGTGGTTTTTGCGGCAGGAAGGAGGGAGAATGTTGTTCTGGCTGATAGTCTGGTATTTCCGAATCATCAG GCGGCTGCGACGGTCATGCATCGGAAATCGTAG
- a CDS encoding Tymo-45kd-70kd domain containing protein, protein MATIGMTSTASRKFNWADDDEDDFDLDTWKASADTSAPKAEEMGPLHFSDSSSDLSSSDFSSSDDDETDNEEEQEKVEMPQSTLYSRFPILFYDLPTQLAHAHSKLVCNAVGPYMDGKEDCDPPAYPELNYDHTCKRRYSYAHEFQEERLLWHRDLATVYRESHLVIATHIDDAETIDESVSMKIKSHNGEELDEWETIQIQMFEAEEEKEEKDVQIKVQRMMDEQTKDPDSVFRGRSKEDLEEFYRGWKAQQAKLTKQAVDDEADEDNSDDSSVQSWENSDEENDLSETILAVEEDSYHHSYTTTPSNLDEEKENILSITPPMSRVGSITTSTYTDDNEDDVELNFNEVIFGTEDEPVHEDELIAEDAASCHSSDSANSWTTDEGYSSPGNHDLTSGNTASKVESFMAIFQPRFSDSSARRKTQACSGSMNAIRVFKDTVQNSDVVEEAFKSDSESEENEVEAATSPARQPLAAKDAMVPNTTSESSSSPPADEGKAREH, encoded by the exons ATGGCTACCATTGGTATGACTAGCACTGCTAGCCGTAAGTTCAACTGGGCTGATGATGACGAAGACGACTTCGACCTCGACACCTGGAAGGCGTCTGCAGACACTTCTGCGCCCAAGGCCGAGGAAATGGGCCCGCTACACTTTTCCGACTCCTCGTCCGACCTCTCCTCTTCTGACTTCTCCTCTTCCGACGACGACGAAACTGACAACGAAGAAGAACAAGAGAAAGTTGAGATGCCCCAATCCACATTGTACTCCCGTTTCCCTATCCTCTTCTATGACCTTCCCACCCAACTCGCCCACGCACACTCCAAACTCGTGTGCAACGCAGTGGGCCCGTATATGGATGGCAAAGAAGACTGTGATCCACCTGCATATCCCGAACTCAACTACGACCACACGTGCAAGCGCCGCTACAGCTATGCACACGAATTCCAAGAGGAGCGGTTGTTGTGGCATCGCGATCTGGCAACTGTATACCGTGAGTCGCACCTTGTCATCGCCACTCACATTGACGATGCTGAAACCATTGATGAGTCTGTCTCCATGAAGATTAAGTCTCACAATGGAGAAGAACTGGATGAGTGGGAAACTATTCAGATCCAGATGTTCGAGGCGGAAGAGGAaaaggaggagaaggatgTGCAGATCAAGGTGCAGCGCATGATGGATGAGCAGACAAAGGATCCGGATAGCGTCTTTCGAGGTCGCTCCAAGGAAGACCTTGAAGAGTTCTACAGGGGCTGGAAAGCTCAACAGGCTAAGCTGACGAAGCAGGCTGTGGATGACGAAGCAGACGAGGATAACTCGGATGACTCCTCAGTCCAATCGTGGGAGAATAGCGATGAGGAAAACGACCTATCCGAAACAATCCTTGCTGTGGAAGAAGATAGCTACCACCATTCCTACACTACGACCCCAAGTAACTTGGACGAGGAAAAAGAGAACATCCTCTCCATCACCCCCCCAATGAGCCGCGTGGGAAGCATCACCACCTCCACCTATACCGATGACAACGAAGATGATGTGGAACTCAACTTCAATGAGGTCATCTTTGGCACCGAAGACGAACCTGTTCACGAAGATGAGCTAATTGCCGAGGATGCAGCATCCTGCCACTCTTCTGATTCGGCCAACTCTTGGACTACAGATGAGGGCTACTCTTCGCCTGGAAACCACGACCTCACCTCCGGAAACACTGCTTCGAAGGTAGAGTCATTCATGGCCATCTTCCAGCCCCGTTTCAGTGATTCCTCGGCCCGGCGCAAGACACAAGCGTGTAGCGGTTCTATGAACGCCATCCGTGTCTTTAAGGACACGGTACAGAACAGTGATGTAGTCGAGGAGGCTTTCAAGTCCGACTCCGAGTCCGAAGAGAACGAGGTCGAAGCCGCTACCTCACCGGCACGACAGCCTCTTGCTGCCAAAGATGCCATGGTTCCAAACACCACCTCTGAGTCGTCCTCTTCTCCACCTGCAGATGAAGGCAAAGCGAGAGAA CATTAA
- a CDS encoding SNF2-family ATP dependent chromatin remodeling factor snf21: MGSENEDRRSTRKQSKLTSSPTLLPVHEEEVMEDISVHEEEVMEEIFPELDGEVTDTSASDNHEPVATPPRSPSIFATSSSDSEEEQYPTGLDAEELNALFKLPPRPKNDPRDLASLKTEGIAKSFMWLGIKPKLGLPYDLVHGMEQQQAKDAKKLEERNDMYDELDEGEQQAKATEEDDETIEARPGKRQKKAMEDDDEAGTKATEDDDESDEARPAKRQTNTFTNSPIKEDIEAAATMLTLRQPVVFANSNQDPGNYNERTDARARAVSTLSAADSQATVSAAETISREPTPTPPARRINTAGATA, translated from the exons ATGGGTTCGGAAAACGAGGATCGCCGTTCTACGCGCAAGCAATCAAAGCTTACATCGTCCCCTACGCTCCTTCCTGTTCACGAGGAGGAGGTCATGGAAGACATTTCTGTTCATGAGGAGGAGGTCATGGAAGAAATTTTTCCAGAGCTTGACGGAGAGGTTACTGACACTTCTGCTTCAGACAACCATGAGCCTGTTGCTACACCTCCGCGCTCTCCCTCTATCTTTGCTACTTCCTCATCCGACTCAGAGGAAGAGCAATA CCCCACCGGTCTGGATGCCGAGGAACTCAACGCGTTGTTCAAGCTACCCCCTCGTCCTAAGAATGATCCTCGCGATCTTGCTAGCTTGAAGACTGAAGGTATAGCTAAGTCTTTCATGTGGCTAGGGATAAAGCCGAAGCTGGGTCTACCATATGATTTGGTGCATGGGATGGAGCAGCAGCAGGCGAAAGATGCGAAGAAGCTCGAGGAGCGGAATGATATGTATGATGAGCTAGACGAGGGGGAGCAACAGGCGAAGGCCACGGAGGAGGATGATGAGACTATTGAGGCTCGTCCGGGAAAGCGACAGAAGAAGGCCAtggaggatgatgatgaggcTGGTACGAAGGCTACAGAGGACGATGATGAGTCTGATGAGGCTCGCCCGGCAAAGCGACAGACGAA CACATTTACTAACAGCCCTATAAAGGAAGACATCGAAGCTGCAGCCACCATGCTGACATTGCGTCAGCCGGTGGTCTTCGCCAACAGCAACCAAGACCCTGGCAACTACAACGAGCGTACCGACGCACGCGCGAGGGCCGTATCTACACTGTCTGCGGCAGACTCACAGGCGACAGTGTCGGCCGCGGAGACGATTTCGCGCGAACCGACACCGACACCGCCAGCTAGGCGCATTAACACTGCGGGTGCTACGGCATAG
- a CDS encoding MARVEL multi-domain protein, producing MVAPAIVMGLRGAQVVFSIIVLGLSAYLVDAYVAWTPASVAFMLFTSIWTLLVVAYLVLAPMRFPAAAHKYAIIGVEFITMVFWFAAFVSVATRWGGYWWVGRHSTFHNCGVAAIVFGAFAWLTFVATTVLAALHIRSSPKSDTTASPSMAMA from the exons ATGGTTGCTCCAGCTATCGTCATGGGCCTGCGTGGCGCCCAGGTCGTCTTCAGCATCATTGTGCTGGGTCTTAGCGCATATC TGGTCGATGCCTATGTCGCCTGGACCCCGGCGAGTGTGGCTTTTATGCTCTTCACGTCTATCTGGACTCTGCTTGTCGTCGCATATCTTGTTCTCGCGCCCATGCGATTCCCTGCCGCAGCCCACAAATACGCCATTATTGGCGTTGAATTCATCACCATGGTCTTCTGGTTTGCTGCTTTCGTCTCTGTAGCTACGCGCTGGGGTGGCTACTGGTGGGTGGGCAGGCATAGCACCTTCCACAACTGCGGTGTTGCTGCTATCGTCTTTGGAGCCTTTGCCTG GTTGACATTCGTGGCTACCACCGTGCTCGCTGCACTACATATTCGCAGCAGCCCTAAGAGCGACACCACTGCTTCTCCCAGCATGGCCATGGCCTAA